ATGGCCAGGATGAGGAAACGCTGATCAAGCATGCTGATACCGCGATGTACCTCGCAAAAGATCGCGGGAAGAACAACTACCAGTTTTATACCGACAAGCTGCACGGACTCTCCTCCAGAAAAATGGAGCTGGAGAATGGCCTGAGGAAAGCGTTGGAGCAAAACCAGCTTATGCTCCATTATCAGCCACAGGTGAATTTGGAAACAGGGAAAATCATTGGGGTAGAGGCACTTGTGCGCTGGGTGCATCCGGAGAAAGGCCTCATCTCACCAGCTGAATTCATCCCTATGGCCGAGGAAACAGGATTGATCGTTCCTCTTGGAAAATGGGTGCTGGAAAAGGCAGCGGCTCAAAACAAAGTATGGCAGGAGAAAGGCTACAGCCCAATACCGATGTCAGTGAATATTTCTGTTCGCCAGCTGCAGGAAGACACTTTCATTGATTGTGTAAAACAGGTACTGATTGATACTCAACTGGCACCGAATTATCTTGATTTTGAAATCACAGAGAGTGTCATGCAGAACAGCGAGAAGACAGCATTGATACTGGACCAACTAAAGGAGCTTGGCATAACGCTTGCAATTGACGACTTCGGTACCGGATATTCATCATTAAGCCTACTGAAGCATTTCCCAATTGATAAAATCAAAATCGACAAATCATTCGTTGATGATATCATCCATCACTCCAATCAAGGAGCGATGGTCAAGACAATCATTGACATGGGACACAATCTTGAATTTAGTGTCATTGCAGAAGGTGTAGAGGAACGGGAGCAGGTTGAATTTTTGCTTAAAAACGGCTGTGTAATCGGACAGGGTTACCATTTCAGCAGACCGCTTCCAATGGAAGAGATGGAACAATTACTTATCAATAATAATGAACAAGTAGGCATTCTGCAGTAGCAGAGTGCCTTTGTTTATTTTGTACATTGTATAATGCCCTTTTCGTAAAATTTGTTGCTTTTTACCCCCAAAGTAAAAACCGGCTTCTGGGTTATTACTGATGGTTTCTCCTATCCGAATCGGAAGGCATCTTCGAAAAGAGCCCCGAAATCTTTAGGGATGCGAGTCAGTGTATGTGTACGAAAAGCAACAGTAAATGGGAAAACAGCTTGTATAATGAAGCCCTAACTAGAGATGCTAAGGTTAAAAAAGGAGTGGCCGAATTGATTAGGTCAATAATGGCAGCAACTTTGGTTCTTGCTCTCTTTTTACCTGCAGCTGTACAGGCTCAGGGCAATGCAGACTGTGAAAAACTTGAAATAATATTCAATTCTAATGTTGAATCTGAAAATGGGATCTGCAAGGTGGAAATTGTCCGTAAAAATATTAAGCCGACTCATATGGGCAAAAAGCTGTCTCCAGAAACGATGGAGCTAGCTTTCCATTTTGGGTTTGAAAAGGTAGACGGGCAGGTTGCAGTCATGGGAGAGCTGGCGATTCTGCAGGAAGAAGTAAATCCTGTTCTCGATGCATTGCGACAAGGGAAGCTTGAAGTAACCGCCTTGCACAACCATATGATGCATGAGGAACCGAGAATCATGTATGTCCATTTCCAGGGGATGGGTGATATGGAACAGCAGGCAAAAACGATAAAGGCAGCGATTGATAAAACGAGTAAATAAGAAAGTCGCTTTTTAATCGTAGATCGTTCGCAGCATCAATAATCAACACGAGTAAACAGCGGGATTTCATTTCGCTGTTTTTTTTCGGGATGAATACAAATAATAACCAGGATGTTTAATAGAAAGCGGTTTAGGCTATTACACTTTCGTATGCTAAAGAAGGAGGATCACATCCATGAATGAACAATTTAAACCATTATTTGATTCATTTACATTCCCGAATGGAATTAACCTGAAGAATAGACTTGTTATGGCGCCGATGACCAACTTTTCATCGAATGAGGATGGAACCGTAACGGACGCGGAAGCAGAATATTACGCACGGCGCTCGAAAGGCGTCAGCATGGTGGTAACTGCGTGTACATACGTAACTCCTAGTGGGAAAGGATTCCATGGAGAATTCGGTGCGGATACCGATGAAATGATTCCGAGTCTTAGGAAGCTGGCATCTGCAATAAAAGCTGAAGGTGCTAAAGCGGTGCTGCAAATTTTCCATGGCGGCCGCGAGTGTCCTCCAGAGCTTGTGCCAGACGGGGATATCGTCAGTGCGAGCGATGTCCAATCAGAGCGGAATAGCGCGAAAGCACCCCGAGCATTGACGGGAGGAGAGGTGAACGAGATCATTGCTGCGTTCGGCGAGACAACGCGCCGGGCGATTGAAGCAGGCTTTGATGGCGTAGAAATCCATGGAGCCAATGGATACTTAATTCAGCAATTCTTCTCTCCTCATTCAAATAGACGCGACGATAAATGGGGCGGATCCCTGGAAAAAAGAATGGCATTCCCATTAGCGGTTGTGGATGAGGTAAAAAGAGTAACCGCAAAGCACGCAAAGGACCCGTTTATCGTCGGATACAGATTCTCACCGGAAGAACCTGAAGAGCCGGGAATTACAATGGCTGATACATTGGAACTGATTGATACCCTGGCTGAAAAGGACCTGGACTACTTGCATGTCTCTTTAAATGATTTCTGGTCGAAGCCAAGAAGAGGTGTCGACGATGACCGTTCAAGGATGGAAATCATCCACGAACGCGTCGGCGGCAAAGTTCCTGTAATCGGTGTCGGCTCGCTGTACAGTGCAGAAGATGTTATTAAAGCATTTGGGACGGGAGTGCCGTTGCTTGCGCTGGGCCGTGAACTGATCATTGACCCAGATTGGGTAGAAAAAGTCGAAACAGGCCGTGAAAATGAAATCGAAACAAAGCTCGATACAGGTGCACAGAAGCGGCTTGTCGTTCCGGATCCATTATGGCAGGCAATCGTCAACACACCAGGATGGTTTCCAGGAGTTCAATAATAAAAGTTGTTTAAAAAGAACCAAAGTCTCAGTGAATTGCCCTCCAAAGTAAGTTTCAGTTAACTTTTGGGGTGCAGTACTCTGCTTTGGTTCTTTTTTCGTTCATTTTAAGTTGGCAGAAGCCTCTTACTAGTGATAATGATGTGTTTATTGGCGAAAATCCGAGACTTATTGGCGAAAATTTCATTATATTGGCGATTTTTTCATTATATTGGCGATAAACCAATTTTATTGGCGGAGTTCACAACTTTATTGGCGAACTGGAAATTTACCTCGATTTTTTCCAGTTGATTTGCCATAGAAGTGTAAGATATATCACCGTAAGCAGCAGTTAAAGTCTTTATAATGAAAATATGTAAGGGCTTACATTAATTTGTTGATCTGGAAACTACCTACACTGACGCAGCTTGGCCAGGTCCGATTTCGGGAGGGGATTTTGTGTTGCTAACGGAAGAACAGAAAATGGTGCTGGATATTTTTGAAGAAATGAAAAGCCAGGGGCATGAACAGGTGATCTTTAACTATGACAAGGCAACTGGATTGAAGTCGATTGTTGCCATCCATGATACGACGCTTGGTCCGGCGCTAGGGGGATGCCGGATGTGGGATTATGAATCGACTGAAGAAGCGCTTCGAGATGTTCTGCGCCTTTCAAAAGGAATGACCTATAAATGCGGCGTTTCGGGTGTGACCTATGGA
This window of the Mesobacillus jeotgali genome carries:
- a CDS encoding NADH-dependent flavin oxidoreductase, with the protein product MNEQFKPLFDSFTFPNGINLKNRLVMAPMTNFSSNEDGTVTDAEAEYYARRSKGVSMVVTACTYVTPSGKGFHGEFGADTDEMIPSLRKLASAIKAEGAKAVLQIFHGGRECPPELVPDGDIVSASDVQSERNSAKAPRALTGGEVNEIIAAFGETTRRAIEAGFDGVEIHGANGYLIQQFFSPHSNRRDDKWGGSLEKRMAFPLAVVDEVKRVTAKHAKDPFIVGYRFSPEEPEEPGITMADTLELIDTLAEKDLDYLHVSLNDFWSKPRRGVDDDRSRMEIIHERVGGKVPVIGVGSLYSAEDVIKAFGTGVPLLALGRELIIDPDWVEKVETGRENEIETKLDTGAQKRLVVPDPLWQAIVNTPGWFPGVQ
- a CDS encoding DUF1259 domain-containing protein, with translation MIRSIMAATLVLALFLPAAVQAQGNADCEKLEIIFNSNVESENGICKVEIVRKNIKPTHMGKKLSPETMELAFHFGFEKVDGQVAVMGELAILQEEVNPVLDALRQGKLEVTALHNHMMHEEPRIMYVHFQGMGDMEQQAKTIKAAIDKTSK